The Candidatus Nomurabacteria bacterium DNA window GTTGAAAGGATTCTCTACTCATAAGGATATCTCACATAGGAGAGCTTCGATGGTACTCCTTCTTAAAACTGTACGTAGCATCAATGATCCTCAAGTAAGAGACCTTGCCTTTGACAATATACGTGCAAATATGGAGAGCAGAGACATACTTATTACAAAGTCGATCTCATGGATATTACGCACAATGATAAATTTGTATAGGGAAGATGTGAGAGATTTCTTATCAGAAAATGAAGCAGTACTACCTGCTATTGCGATCAGAGAAACGAGAAAAAAGTTACTGACCGGGAAAAAGAATTAGATCAGACAAACTTGATCATATCCAACTTGAACCGAATCCCTTTATAAAAATCGTCTATACAGATAGCAACAAGTGGGTTACGGTATTTATCACGCATAGACTTCAATTCGGACTTATCATGAAACTCAGCACTTACTATCTCTGTTTTATGAAAATCTACTGTCACATCAACATCTTTTGGTGCTTTTGCAAGAAAACAAAACCTAATGACATGACTGCCCGTTTCTTCAAAATAATGCTCATAAACACCTAACAGAGAATCTATCTCGACAGTCAGACCGGTCCTTTCCTTGACCTCTCTTACAGCTCCACCGATCAAGGTCTCTCCAGGTTGTAGATGTCCAGCAGGCTGATTGTATACCACACCGATAACTTGCCTCTCTTTTACTAAGAGGATCCTATCGTTTTTATCGTATACAAGACATGCTACTGAAACTTTTACACTATTCATAAGGCAGTTACATGATAATACAGAATTTGACCAAGTGTAAGACATATAGCCAAATTTCTAACTACACAGCATACAACATTAGTGATTTACAGAAAAGTATAAAATTTCCTTTCAATTCAATATCTTTACTGCTATATACTATGAGTCATTCTAGTGTTATCACTGAAAAAACAGCTCTGATACAACTTTATTATCTCTATACTACCCAATTCAATGAGTGTAGATCCATTCTGATCTATTAGCTACAACAACTGCTCTTTGATCTCAATATGCTCTTAGGTTGGTATATGCACCACAAAAATTCTTATTTTTGTGTTCTTCTTGATGATATATATTTAGTAATTTTTTCATCTATTTCTTTTTTGAAGCTGATCGGATTGTCTCACAGTAGTCGCATATTAACATAAGCGGATACTTAATCTTCGCTTTAATGACATGTTCAGATACTAACACCCAATATATATATCTTGTGGATAGTACTAAACAGATGCTATATTGGATATATATAAGATTTATATTAGACATAATTAATCATTAGGCGTCTAGAATAGATCAAAAAACAACAAATAACTGCCCAATACCTGAACAGTACTTTTTGTGAAAAACGGTTCAAGAAGCATTTCATTGTGCTCGTTTTTTGTTCTAAAAAATTAATCTTTCTTCTCTGAGGGGATGTGTGGTTCAAGACAAAAATATAATTCAACTTCTACAGATACAATTGAGCAGATATTATACCTGGATTACGATACATGGATTATCCATGGCTACAGTAAAAGATCTATTCCTATAACAACAGTTGTGAAGCCTGTTAACAGGTCGCTTTATGAGATTTTCGAGAATTTCTCAGAATATAAGTTTTTCTCGGACCCCCAAATAGATCTAAAAGCGTTGAATCAAAAGATCAAAGACGAACTAGATCTTACCAAATCAATGGTATTTGGGCATATGTCTGATCAAAAAGATCCCACTTTTGAAGTGATCTCTATAACACCAAACACTTTCAGGGATATCAGTAATGCAAACAAAGAGGCGGAACGAATAGGGATGATCGATCAATGGAGAAGTGCGTATTCAAAAAATAATTATGAACATCTAAAGAATGGTTATGGATTGGCTGGGTATATGACATTCAAATCACTAAGACCATCCGAGAGATCGAAGAACTTCTCTGTAGATGGAAAGTATCGCACAAAAAGGATCTCTAAGGAATTCTACTCTAAACTACTCACTAAACAGTTAGAAGAACAGATCAAAATAAAAAATTACATAAAAGATGACGTCTATACAAGAATGAATACAAAATGGATACAAACAGCAAGGGTTCTTTCTGGTCTTGGATTCCAAGGTGCAGGAGTGAGTACATATAATCATAAAGTCGTTTTAACTGTTCTGGCAGAAAGATTCCAAAGATGCCTTACTATCAACGAGATCTGGGAGGTACGAGCAGGACAAATATCCGAAGATGGATCCATCGACTACGACCCTCTAAACCATCTTGTGGAATATTATTGTACAAAACATGAGGGGCAACTTCTTGTAGACAAAGATCTACAACCTATTGTGATCGATCAAGAAAACAAGTTCATGAATGTCTTAATTGTTGCGCAAAAAGACCTGCAAAGGTACAGACAGAAAGTTCAGATGTTTACAGGGAACTTACATCGCGAGTCTCCAATGTCTATTAGAAACTCTCAGACAATCTTTCAACCAGGTTTTCTTAAACCTTCTTCACTCAGTTGATCCGTGTTTATATGATTAGTGTATGTACCTACAGTGTTAACGTGAGTTAGTGTATTGTCGTAAGTTATCAAGTGCTACCCATACTCTTTGATGTAACAGGAGTGCAAATATGGGTGTATTTGAGTTGCAGTATATATGTTTAAGGATTGATACTTTTCGGATTCTCTACCAATTAGATACAAAGGTTCTGATTCCCACTGTCGCACTATAAGTTAGCGGGATGGCGGAGGGTGAGGGATTCGAACCCTCGGTACGGAGACCGTACACTGCGTTTCGAGTGCAGCCCTTTCGACCACTCAGGCAACCCTCCACTTGTAAACGACAACCTTTTTCGATAAATGATCATCAGATCAGATATATCAAAGGATGATATCACAAAATCATCGTTCTTTAACCAATTTATGAGAATAATCCCGAATAAAAGCGAGAAGAGAAACATCCACAACC harbors:
- a CDS encoding NUDIX domain-containing protein — protein: MNSVKVSVACLVYDKNDRILLVKERQVIGVVYNQPAGHLQPGETLIGGAVREVKERTGLTVEIDSLLGVYEHYFEETGSHVIRFCFLAKAPKDVDVTVDFHKTEIVSAEFHDKSELKSMRDKYRNPLVAICIDDFYKGIRFKLDMIKFV